A window of Littorina saxatilis isolate snail1 linkage group LG7, US_GU_Lsax_2.0, whole genome shotgun sequence contains these coding sequences:
- the LOC138970746 gene encoding uncharacterized protein isoform X1 → MDVETNLPSSIAPDWFGLGTNECYGKTCQFGEFCSKDMLYQACRQCSDIIAWCDVNRTHLALKYPSCYHICAENDKRGLEAKLNETGEALRALPNDVATEPTLDILHFLLIGLVAFLFLMLLVVCLCSLKKRRTPQKGLQRFPGQKGEHTTLKAPESRVLLPPDVERNEVQQPTTPNNNPPPYTKTKVATLQEDTEDINPQGRETPEPSAPTQYDTVSTGDSTTTSSSNSNVSIQNDLGEASTAEKHAWPLAGGGIPASGFGGGYSVYPIKAKDELEMCPKLALGSQTFNADVCFGSR, encoded by the exons ATGGACGTCGAAACAAACTTGCCCTCGTCTATCGCGCCCGACTGGTTCGGCCTTGGAACAAATGAATGCTACGGGAAGACATGCCAATTTGGCGAATTCTGCTCCAAAGATATGCTGTACCAAGCCTGTCGTCAATGCAGTGACATCATCGCGTGGTGTGACGTCAACAGGACGCATCTGGCGCTGAAATACCCGTCGTGCTATCATATTTGTGCTG aaaatgacaaaaggGGTCTGGAGGCAAAACTGAACGAAACCGGAGAAGCACTTCGAGCACTTCCGAACGATG TTGCCACTGAGCCAACGCTGGACATTCTTCACTTCTTGCTGATTGGTTTGGTCGCATTCCTGTTTCTGATGTTGCTGGTCGTCTGCTTGTGCTCTCtcaagaaaagaagaactcCGCAGAAAGGACTGCAGAGGTTCCCAG GACAAAAAGGTGAACACACAACACTGAAAGCTCCCGAGTCCAGAGTACTTCTTCCTCCAGATGTTGAACGAAACGAGGTCCAACAACCAACGACCCCAAATAACAACCCGCCACCCTACACTAAAACCAAGGTCGCCACCCTCCAGGAAGACACAGAAGACATCAACCCACAAGGACGAGAGACACCAGAACCATCCGCTCCGACCCAATACGACACGGTCTCGACTGGCGACTCCACGACCACCTCGTCAAGCAACTCGAACGTCTCGATCCAAAATGACCTCGGAGAAGCCTCGACTGCTGAGAAGCACGCTTGGCCCCTAGCAGGCGGCGGTATTCCGGCTTCGGGGTTCGGCGGTGGGTACTCGGTGTACCCCATAAAGGCCAAGGATGAGCTGGAAATGTGTCCTAAGTTGGCCTTGGGTTCCCAAACCTTCAACGCTGATGTTTGTTTCGGTTCGCGTTAG
- the LOC138970746 gene encoding uncharacterized protein isoform X2 — translation MDVETNLPSSIAPDWFGLGTNECYGKTCQFGEFCSKDMLYQACRQCSDIIAWCDVNRTHLALKYPSCYHICAVATEPTLDILHFLLIGLVAFLFLMLLVVCLCSLKKRRTPQKGLQRFPGQKGEHTTLKAPESRVLLPPDVERNEVQQPTTPNNNPPPYTKTKVATLQEDTEDINPQGRETPEPSAPTQYDTVSTGDSTTTSSSNSNVSIQNDLGEASTAEKHAWPLAGGGIPASGFGGGYSVYPIKAKDELEMCPKLALGSQTFNADVCFGSR, via the exons ATGGACGTCGAAACAAACTTGCCCTCGTCTATCGCGCCCGACTGGTTCGGCCTTGGAACAAATGAATGCTACGGGAAGACATGCCAATTTGGCGAATTCTGCTCCAAAGATATGCTGTACCAAGCCTGTCGTCAATGCAGTGACATCATCGCGTGGTGTGACGTCAACAGGACGCATCTGGCGCTGAAATACCCGTCGTGCTATCATATTTGTGCTG TTGCCACTGAGCCAACGCTGGACATTCTTCACTTCTTGCTGATTGGTTTGGTCGCATTCCTGTTTCTGATGTTGCTGGTCGTCTGCTTGTGCTCTCtcaagaaaagaagaactcCGCAGAAAGGACTGCAGAGGTTCCCAG GACAAAAAGGTGAACACACAACACTGAAAGCTCCCGAGTCCAGAGTACTTCTTCCTCCAGATGTTGAACGAAACGAGGTCCAACAACCAACGACCCCAAATAACAACCCGCCACCCTACACTAAAACCAAGGTCGCCACCCTCCAGGAAGACACAGAAGACATCAACCCACAAGGACGAGAGACACCAGAACCATCCGCTCCGACCCAATACGACACGGTCTCGACTGGCGACTCCACGACCACCTCGTCAAGCAACTCGAACGTCTCGATCCAAAATGACCTCGGAGAAGCCTCGACTGCTGAGAAGCACGCTTGGCCCCTAGCAGGCGGCGGTATTCCGGCTTCGGGGTTCGGCGGTGGGTACTCGGTGTACCCCATAAAGGCCAAGGATGAGCTGGAAATGTGTCCTAAGTTGGCCTTGGGTTCCCAAACCTTCAACGCTGATGTTTGTTTCGGTTCGCGTTAG
- the LOC138970748 gene encoding uncharacterized protein, producing MPTSASRTSLASNSELQHPPETSPPNGDDDPPISAMSPRAEGQQPLLPTAPDLPDGNDDDESNTSDVGTASDDQSINIGDDDNGSLNDIEININDTDSGVVAGEGRGSRSGSRSSSRSMLEPVHLPIQIRDGVNNYLLMTTVDSETDHSIGHGLDTSL from the coding sequence ATGCCAACCAGTGCATCACGAACCTCTTTGGCATCTAATTCAGAACTGCAGCATCCACCAGAGACATCACCACCAAATGGAGACGACGACCCACCGATAAGCGCAATGTCACCTCGCGCTGAAGGTCAGCAGCCTCTGCTGCCGACGGCCCCCGACCTTCCCGACGGCAACGACGATGACGAATCCAACACAAGCGACGTCGGAACAGCATCGGACGACCAAAGCATCAACATTGGCGACGACGATAATGGCAGCCTCAACGACATCGAAATCAACATCAACGACACTGATAGCGGTGTGGTCGCCGGCGAAGGACGCGGGTCAaggtcagggtcaaggtcaagttCAAGGTCGATGTTGGAACCGGTTCATCTTCCGATTCAGATCCGGGACGGCGTCAACAATTACCTGCTGATGACCACTGTGGACTCTGAGACTGATCACTCCATTGGTCATGGTCTTGACACCTCTCTTTAA